The genome window ACACATATACCCTAAAAACTAAATCTACACCTCAAATAATAGAGTAACTAAATTAACGCCTTACTTTAACCATACCATTGAGGGATTAAAAGTGTTGTTTTCGTTGAAGGGAGAAAAGAGAGGGAAATAGGAAGAAGCAGACAATTAAGCATCTCTATCTCAAGAAATCTCTATTATATCATTCAACTTTGGGTGATGAGACACTAAAGAAGACGCCGCGGTTCCAAAGCTAAAAAAGCATTACATTTTACAACAAAAGAATTAAGATTAGTTGCGACCttctctagtttttttttttttttcttcttcttttgattaACTAACCAAAACACGGATGTTACAAAGGACACTGAAAAGGGGTGTTGTATACCACATAGGAAAaggttttttgttgtttttctgTCTAGGATGCCCCGAGCCCCGTTGCCACAGCAGCACCACAAGGAGCCAAGGATTTTGCCGGCAGGGTGAACCCCCCGCCTCTCACGGATAGCGTCGGGCCTCTTAGCGAACTGGCTCTACTCACGAGGCTCGAGTCCAGGAACAAAACTACCACGGTGATGTCGTCATGGAAGTGCCTGCGCACCCCCCGGTCTATCTTCTTCAGATCAGAGTACCTCATCTCTCGTTTCTTCGCTGCTTCTTGCAGCGCAGCTTTCACGAGCCTACGAGCACTTCCCTGCATCGAAAAACCGGGCAGCACGAGAAACCGACAAACCGTCAAACAGTCTATTAGGAATGTGTCGAGCTGAGAACGTTGTGTAATAGACTAATAATTCTAAGAATTCTTTAGCAAAACACGTAAACTTTTTGGAGGGACCCTAATTAAATCTAATTCATGTTTTTCCCTAATAAACACAAACGTGACAATTGAACCGAGTGCAGCAACTCCTAAATTCATACCAATTTTGAGGGAAAAATATAAGTTTCTTAGAATGTGTAGAATTTCGAGTAAAAGAGCGCTTACATTTCGAGTGCCATTCTGTACAATATCAACCGCCTCTTGATTGCTGAGGTGTTCCCAGAGACCATCAGATGCAAATATGAGAAATTGGTCATGCGGCTCAAGTTCGTGCACCGAAATCGACGGCTCTGAGCTCAATATCGGCCTGTCAAAGGGCTCCCGCAAGCGAAATTTGGCGTACAAAGGCTCCTTGTTGTACTCAGCCTTTTTGAGGTATAAATCGCCAATGGACCTAGAAACCTGCAAATAGAATTTCACCACCGAGGTAGCAAAGCGATTGAGGTATTGCACTAACGCCATATATATGATACAAAACTCAGCAGTTTATGGCATTTAGATGAAAgtcaaaacattaaaatttcagAGCAAAAATTAAAGCCGAAGAAAGGAATATAGTAGTAGTTGAGGCATTGAATGCTACAACTAGCATCAATACTTATTAGATATCTTAATGAAAACCATTATGTTTAACGTTTTGagtaaaatatttatgattaaaaGAGAAAGATTCAGAATCTTTCAGGATAATCGACTTTATTTGTCACATAATCTATCAAAATTGCAACGAGCTTCTAGTATGCAATTCACTCTCTTATGTATATAACAACTGGAATGAGCATAACGAACCCAATTAACGAGACTTACCTGTATCAAGCCCTTAACCCGCCATACATTATGCTTCAGAACAACAATCTGTGAATCATCGGGATGCATTGAATGCAGCTCCTGTCGAATAGACTCTATACTCGCGTTATGCTCAGTCGAAAGTTGGATGGCGAGAACCTCCCCCGTTGCCTTCACAAGCCTCCCCATGACAGCGCGTGAATCTCCGAGATTAGCAATGTAAAGGGTCCCGTCGCAAACAATCCCGACAAGGCAGCAAGATCCTACAGCAGCCATCTGCGGGTTCATTGGCCACTGTTTGGCAACCAACGAAAGAAACCCCTCTTCTGTTGCCTGAAATGCTTTCCGAATTACATCCACTGACATCGCGTTTTGCTCTGCTGAAAACCCtgctatatatacacacacacgtagGAGCTAAT of Ipomoea triloba cultivar NCNSP0323 chromosome 3, ASM357664v1 contains these proteins:
- the LOC116013470 gene encoding probable protein phosphatase 2C 60 isoform X2, producing MLSRLINFLKACWRPSSDAHVHSGSEAAGRQDGLLWYKDCGQHLIGDFSMAVVQANNLLEDQSQIESGSLSLLDSGPFGTFVGIYDGHGGPETSRYINDHLFQNLKRFSAEQNAMSVDVIRKAFQATEEGFLSLVAKQWPMNPQMAAVGSCCLVGIVCDGTLYIANLGDSRAVMGRLVKATGEVLAIQLSTEHNASIESIRQELHSMHPDDSQIVVLKHNVWRVKGLIQVSRSIGDLYLKKAEYNKEPLYAKFRLREPFDRPILSSEPSISVHELEPHDQFLIFASDGLWEHLSNQEAVDIVQNGTRNGSARRLVKAALQEAAKKREMRYSDLKKIDRGVRRHFHDDITVVVLFLDSSLVSRASSLRGPTLSVRGGGFTLPAKSLAPCGAAVATGLGAS
- the LOC116013470 gene encoding probable protein phosphatase 2C 60 isoform X1, with amino-acid sequence MLSRLINFLKACWRPSSDAHVHSGSEAAGRQDGLLWYKDCGQHLIGDFSMAVVQANNLLEDQSQIESGSLSLLDSGPFGTFVGIYDGHGGPETSRYINDHLFQNLKTGFSAEQNAMSVDVIRKAFQATEEGFLSLVAKQWPMNPQMAAVGSCCLVGIVCDGTLYIANLGDSRAVMGRLVKATGEVLAIQLSTEHNASIESIRQELHSMHPDDSQIVVLKHNVWRVKGLIQVSRSIGDLYLKKAEYNKEPLYAKFRLREPFDRPILSSEPSISVHELEPHDQFLIFASDGLWEHLSNQEAVDIVQNGTRNGSARRLVKAALQEAAKKREMRYSDLKKIDRGVRRHFHDDITVVVLFLDSSLVSRASSLRGPTLSVRGGGFTLPAKSLAPCGAAVATGLGAS